A genomic segment from Cumulibacter soli encodes:
- a CDS encoding TetR/AcrR family transcriptional regulator encodes MLDRRQSIAEAASHVFADLGYAQASITAIAKASGVTRPTVYTYFESKYEILRTVAEQMRDELLQAQENVTDDPEEILRTTTHANLTQWSRNFGVLTVIQHEALHDPAFVRLLDNINSRATRRHRRFIEKLTADGRAEPMLAPQEIVQLHLGATQRMAMLVWRDPKKLDVHADALYRSLKVLINLK; translated from the coding sequence TTGTTAGACCGGCGTCAGTCGATAGCCGAGGCGGCGAGCCATGTGTTCGCCGACCTCGGCTACGCCCAGGCGAGCATCACTGCGATCGCCAAGGCATCGGGGGTCACGCGGCCCACGGTCTACACGTATTTTGAATCCAAGTATGAGATCCTGCGGACCGTCGCCGAGCAGATGCGCGATGAACTTCTGCAGGCCCAGGAGAACGTCACCGATGATCCTGAGGAGATCCTGCGGACGACGACCCATGCCAATCTCACTCAGTGGTCGCGCAATTTCGGCGTTCTCACGGTGATCCAGCACGAGGCCCTGCACGATCCGGCCTTCGTGCGTCTGCTCGACAACATCAACTCCCGCGCCACCCGGCGGCATCGTCGGTTCATCGAGAAGTTGACCGCTGACGGTCGCGCAGAACCCATGTTGGCGCCACAGGAGATCGTGCAATTGCATCTCGGCGCCACGCAACGGATGGCAATGCTGGTGTGGCGTGACCCCAAGAAACTCGATGTACATGCCGACGCGCTTTACCGCTCGTTGAAGGTCCTCATCAATCTGAAGTAA
- a CDS encoding carboxyl transferase domain-containing protein, giving the protein MPKLLIANRGEIAIRIIDAAQGLGYQTVAIAPEDDQSSPHVARADESVLLPGAGPAAYLDVEAVCAAARTSGADAVHPGYGFLSENAEFAQRLATDGVTFVGPSVAALTAFGDKAKARELAVQCNVPLLPATDGPVSAAEAAQFLSGLGDGAAVMLKAVSGGGGRGMAPVFDTAEVPAAFERCSGEAAASFGHGAVYAEQLLAGARHIEIQVLGDATGAACAVGTRDCSIQRRRQKVIEIAPAIWTDDDLLAKMRSDACRLVAAVPYAGLATVEFLVSGERYYFLEVNPRLQVEHTVTEAVTGVDLVDASLRIASGDTLTKLGLRTAPAETGVAVQARVNAETLSADGTLVPSGGVLKQFGPPTGPHVRVDTYARVGAAVNPRYDTLLAKVIVTGTDFAVATTRLRRALDDLVVDGPRTNRQLLRAITATDDFRDGAMHTAYLDGNLAELHVEDDGPAPTAPPDAAATSDLGAPDVPDDAFSVPLQLSGTVVSVSINEGDVVHPGQELLIVEAMKMQHAVIAKDGGLVHRISAAPGEFLEEGSIVAWLRPAELGETSSQVAKEQDLDEIRADLAESIELHRYGLDEARSDAVARRHAKGRRTARENIDALVDAGTFVEYGALAIAAQRARRDEQDLRENTTGDGIVLGTAQVNGTPIAVFAYDYTVLAGTQGYANHRKMDRLFRVAEKLQLPMVVFAEGGGGRPGDTDKPAGPGLISDTFLLISAMAGRVPIVGVVAGYSFAGNAALLGACDVIIATKDSSIGMGGPAMIEGGGLGVHHPADVGPMDVLYPNGVVDILAEDEHEAVERCKSVLGLLANQSSEVTGVPDQRSLRHMVPENRLRAYDIRPIIDTLTDEGSQVELRAGFGHGIITSIARIGGQAVGIMANNPLHLGGAIDAPGSDKAERFLTMCQARGLPLISLCDTPGFMVGPESERDAAVRRFGSMFVAGARLSTPLIMVVTRKGYGLGAMAMGGGNLHNPLLNVSWPTGEFGGMGLEGAVRLGYRKELEAIDDPQARQQRYEELLQAMYDAGKAVRMAAAYEIDDVIDPADTRSLILQTLKVASHC; this is encoded by the coding sequence TTGCCTAAGTTACTAATTGCCAACCGCGGCGAGATTGCTATTCGGATCATCGACGCTGCGCAAGGTCTCGGCTACCAGACCGTGGCCATCGCGCCGGAGGATGATCAGTCTTCGCCACACGTCGCCCGCGCGGACGAGAGCGTGTTGTTGCCGGGCGCGGGACCGGCGGCATACCTGGACGTCGAGGCAGTGTGCGCCGCCGCGCGCACCAGCGGCGCGGACGCCGTACACCCCGGGTACGGCTTCTTGTCCGAGAACGCCGAATTTGCCCAGCGCCTCGCCACCGACGGTGTCACGTTCGTCGGGCCGTCCGTAGCAGCATTGACGGCGTTCGGCGATAAGGCGAAGGCGCGGGAGCTGGCGGTGCAGTGCAATGTGCCCCTGCTGCCTGCGACCGACGGACCCGTCAGCGCAGCGGAAGCTGCGCAATTCCTCTCCGGGCTCGGCGACGGGGCCGCGGTCATGCTCAAGGCTGTCTCGGGCGGTGGCGGACGCGGTATGGCACCGGTCTTCGATACCGCTGAGGTTCCGGCCGCGTTTGAGCGATGCTCGGGCGAGGCGGCGGCGTCCTTCGGTCATGGCGCGGTGTACGCCGAGCAGTTGCTCGCCGGCGCCCGGCACATCGAGATCCAAGTGCTCGGTGACGCCACCGGCGCCGCATGCGCCGTCGGCACCCGTGACTGTTCCATCCAGCGGCGCCGCCAGAAAGTCATCGAGATTGCGCCCGCGATATGGACCGACGATGATCTATTGGCCAAGATGCGCTCGGATGCCTGTCGCCTCGTCGCCGCAGTCCCGTACGCGGGTCTTGCCACCGTCGAGTTCCTCGTTAGTGGCGAGCGCTACTACTTCCTTGAGGTGAATCCTCGCCTACAGGTCGAACACACGGTGACCGAGGCGGTCACCGGCGTCGACCTGGTCGATGCCAGTTTGCGGATCGCCTCTGGGGACACGCTGACTAAGCTCGGCCTGCGCACCGCACCAGCCGAGACTGGTGTTGCGGTTCAGGCGCGGGTGAACGCCGAGACGCTCAGTGCCGACGGCACGCTAGTGCCCAGCGGGGGCGTGCTGAAGCAGTTTGGTCCGCCGACGGGCCCGCACGTGCGCGTGGATACGTATGCGCGGGTGGGCGCCGCGGTCAACCCTCGCTACGACACGTTGCTGGCCAAGGTGATCGTGACGGGCACCGACTTCGCTGTGGCCACCACGCGGCTCCGTCGCGCATTGGATGACCTCGTGGTAGATGGCCCCCGCACTAATCGGCAGCTGCTGCGCGCGATCACGGCCACAGATGACTTCCGCGACGGAGCCATGCACACCGCATATCTCGACGGGAACCTCGCCGAACTGCACGTCGAAGACGACGGGCCCGCCCCGACTGCGCCACCGGACGCGGCCGCCACCAGCGATCTGGGCGCGCCTGACGTACCGGACGACGCGTTCAGCGTTCCCCTCCAACTGAGCGGGACCGTCGTGTCGGTCTCCATCAACGAGGGCGACGTCGTCCACCCCGGTCAAGAACTACTCATCGTGGAAGCGATGAAGATGCAGCATGCCGTCATCGCCAAGGACGGCGGGCTGGTACACCGAATCAGCGCGGCTCCGGGGGAATTCCTGGAAGAAGGCAGTATCGTCGCGTGGCTGCGACCGGCCGAACTCGGTGAAACGAGCAGCCAGGTAGCCAAAGAACAGGACCTGGACGAGATCCGCGCCGACCTCGCCGAATCCATCGAGTTGCATCGCTACGGACTTGACGAGGCCCGAAGCGACGCCGTCGCACGTCGGCACGCGAAGGGACGACGTACTGCCCGGGAGAACATTGACGCACTCGTCGATGCCGGCACGTTCGTGGAGTACGGAGCGCTGGCGATCGCCGCGCAACGCGCCCGCCGCGATGAACAGGATCTGCGCGAGAACACCACGGGCGATGGCATCGTGCTCGGCACCGCTCAGGTCAACGGCACGCCCATCGCAGTGTTTGCCTACGACTACACCGTGCTCGCGGGCACCCAGGGCTATGCAAACCATCGCAAGATGGACCGCCTATTCCGGGTCGCGGAGAAGCTGCAACTGCCGATGGTGGTGTTCGCCGAAGGCGGCGGCGGCCGGCCCGGTGATACCGATAAACCCGCTGGCCCCGGGCTGATCAGCGACACGTTCCTACTTATCTCTGCGATGGCGGGCCGCGTGCCCATCGTCGGGGTCGTCGCCGGCTACAGCTTCGCGGGCAATGCCGCGCTCCTCGGCGCTTGCGATGTCATCATCGCCACCAAGGACAGCAGCATCGGTATGGGCGGGCCGGCGATGATCGAGGGCGGCGGGCTCGGGGTGCATCATCCTGCCGACGTCGGGCCAATGGACGTTCTCTACCCCAACGGTGTCGTCGACATCCTCGCTGAAGATGAACATGAGGCCGTCGAACGTTGCAAGTCGGTCCTCGGATTGCTCGCCAACCAGTCCAGCGAGGTCACGGGCGTCCCCGACCAGCGCTCACTGCGGCACATGGTTCCCGAGAACCGCCTACGCGCGTATGACATCCGCCCAATCATCGACACCCTCACCGATGAGGGAAGCCAGGTCGAACTGCGCGCAGGCTTCGGCCACGGCATTATCACCAGCATCGCTCGGATCGGTGGACAGGCCGTCGGCATCATGGCAAACAATCCGCTGCATCTAGGCGGGGCCATCGACGCGCCGGGCTCCGACAAAGCCGAGCGGTTCCTCACGATGTGCCAGGCGCGCGGGCTGCCGCTCATCAGCCTGTGCGATACGCCAGGGTTCATGGTCGGACCCGAATCCGAACGGGACGCCGCCGTACGCCGATTCGGCTCGATGTTCGTTGCCGGGGCGCGGCTGAGCACGCCACTGATCATGGTCGTGACTCGTAAGGGATACGGCCTCGGCGCGATGGCGATGGGCGGCGGTAACCTGCACAACCCGTTGCTGAACGTTTCGTGGCCCACCGGAGAGTTCGGTGGGATGGGCCTCGAGGGCGCTGTCCGGCTCGGTTACCGCAAGGAACTCGAGGCGATCGACGACCCGCAGGCCCGCCAGCAACGCTACGAGGAACTGCTACAAGCCATGTACGATGCGGGAAAGGCCGTACGAATGGCGGCGGCGTACGAAATTGACGACGTCATCGACCCGGCCGACACGCGCTCACTGATCCTGCAGACGCTGAAGGTGGCCAGCCATTGTTAG
- a CDS encoding carboxyl transferase domain-containing protein, producing MRSRLSSKLDASSAQFQANTAHQRDLSARLRATIAAADGGPQSSKDRHVSRGKLLPRDRVNHLLDPGSPLLELSPLAAHGMYDGDAPGAGIITGVGRVEGRECVIVANDATVKGGTYYPVTVKKHLRAQEVALENKLPCIYLVDSGGAFLPKQDEVFPDREHFGRIFYNQATMSAEGIPQLAAVMGSCTAGGAYVPAMADEAVIVRNQGTIFLGGPPLVKAATGEIVSAEDLGGGDLHSKRSGVTDHLANNDEHALQILRSIVSNLGSRSARQWDLAEPESPAVDPTTLYGVIPNDSRTPYDVREIIARLVDGSYFDEFKKDYGTTLVTGTAHIHGHPVGIIGNNGILFSESALKAAHFIQLCDRRRIPLLFLQNITGFMVGREYEAGGIAKNGAKMVNAVATARVPKLTLIVGGSFGAGNYGMCGRAYSPRFLWMWPGAQISVMGGEQAASVLSTVRRDGIEAKGGEWSTDDEEAFKAPIRQQYDDQGSAYYSTARLWDDGIIDPLDTRMTLGLALGAISRSPLPDPSYGIFRM from the coding sequence ATGCGCTCCAGACTGTCGAGCAAACTCGATGCGAGCAGTGCGCAGTTCCAGGCCAACACCGCACACCAGCGCGACCTCAGTGCGCGACTACGCGCAACGATCGCCGCCGCGGACGGTGGACCTCAGTCCAGTAAAGACCGACATGTCTCCCGCGGCAAACTGCTCCCCCGCGACCGCGTCAACCACCTACTCGATCCCGGCTCACCGCTGTTGGAACTTTCGCCGCTTGCGGCCCACGGCATGTACGACGGTGACGCCCCCGGCGCTGGCATCATCACCGGAGTCGGTCGCGTCGAAGGGCGCGAGTGTGTGATCGTCGCCAACGACGCCACAGTCAAGGGCGGCACGTACTACCCCGTCACCGTCAAGAAACACCTGCGAGCACAAGAGGTCGCACTCGAGAACAAACTCCCCTGTATTTATCTTGTCGACTCCGGCGGCGCGTTCCTACCTAAGCAAGACGAGGTGTTCCCCGATCGCGAGCACTTCGGCCGGATCTTCTACAACCAGGCGACGATGTCGGCTGAAGGCATCCCACAACTCGCAGCCGTCATGGGGTCGTGCACTGCCGGTGGCGCGTACGTGCCGGCGATGGCCGACGAGGCCGTAATCGTGCGCAACCAAGGAACCATCTTCCTCGGCGGTCCCCCGCTGGTGAAGGCTGCGACCGGCGAAATCGTCAGCGCCGAGGACCTCGGCGGCGGCGACCTGCACTCCAAACGCTCCGGGGTCACCGATCACCTGGCCAACAACGATGAGCACGCACTGCAGATCCTCCGCTCGATCGTGTCCAATCTCGGATCGCGCTCCGCACGGCAGTGGGATCTTGCCGAACCTGAATCCCCGGCCGTCGACCCGACCACGTTGTACGGCGTAATACCGAACGATTCGCGCACGCCGTACGACGTCCGCGAGATTATTGCCCGCCTCGTGGACGGCTCCTACTTCGACGAGTTCAAGAAGGACTACGGCACGACCCTGGTCACCGGAACCGCACACATCCACGGCCATCCCGTCGGCATCATCGGCAATAACGGAATCTTGTTCAGCGAGTCCGCGCTCAAAGCCGCACACTTCATTCAGTTGTGTGATCGACGCCGGATTCCGCTGCTATTCCTGCAGAACATCACCGGATTCATGGTCGGGCGCGAGTACGAGGCCGGCGGCATCGCCAAGAACGGCGCGAAGATGGTCAACGCCGTGGCCACAGCGCGAGTCCCGAAACTCACCCTCATCGTCGGTGGCTCATTCGGCGCCGGAAACTACGGAATGTGCGGGCGGGCGTACTCCCCGCGGTTCTTATGGATGTGGCCAGGCGCCCAGATCTCCGTGATGGGCGGTGAACAGGCCGCGTCAGTGCTGTCGACCGTACGCCGAGACGGTATCGAGGCCAAGGGCGGCGAATGGTCCACGGACGACGAAGAGGCATTCAAGGCGCCGATCCGTCAGCAGTACGACGATCAGGGCAGCGCGTACTACTCGACCGCGCGCCTGTGGGACGACGGAATCATCGACCCACTCGACACTCGGATGACGCTCGGTCTCGCTCTCGGCGCGATCTCCCGCAGCCCGTTACCTGACCCCTCCTACGGCATCTTCCGGATGTAA
- a CDS encoding TetR/AcrR family transcriptional regulator — protein MSISNATDLSGPRSRQKAERTDLLLRQAARLFARKGFRGVSLEEIASEVGISGPALYRHFSNKVAILTAVLEDVSVRLLDGGRVRVAASASPGVALEALVDFHADFALEETDRIRVHNRDLATLPEEFAGPVRRAQRDYVELWVDQLVLLDEAAARTPDRSVARLKAQAAIGLLNSTPHSVRHGDPVAVKPVLVHMTLAALRS, from the coding sequence GTGTCCATATCCAACGCCACCGACCTTTCTGGTCCTCGCTCACGTCAGAAGGCCGAACGCACCGATTTATTGCTGCGTCAGGCGGCACGGCTGTTCGCTCGAAAGGGCTTCCGAGGCGTGTCGCTGGAGGAGATCGCATCCGAGGTCGGGATCAGCGGGCCGGCGCTTTATCGGCACTTTTCCAACAAGGTCGCGATCCTGACCGCCGTACTCGAGGACGTGTCCGTGCGGTTACTCGACGGCGGACGCGTTCGCGTTGCAGCGTCCGCATCGCCGGGCGTGGCGCTGGAGGCGCTGGTTGATTTCCACGCCGACTTCGCGCTCGAGGAAACGGACCGGATCCGGGTGCACAATCGCGACCTCGCCACTCTTCCGGAGGAATTCGCGGGCCCGGTACGCCGTGCGCAGCGCGATTACGTGGAACTTTGGGTCGACCAACTGGTGTTGCTGGACGAGGCGGCTGCACGCACGCCCGATCGGTCCGTCGCGCGATTGAAGGCACAGGCCGCTATCGGATTGCTGAACTCCACCCCGCATAGCGTCCGCCACGGAGATCCGGTAGCCGTCAAGCCGGTATTGGTGCATATGACCCTCGCGGCGTTGCGCTCGTAG